GCCGACCAGGGTTTCCCCCGGTCGGCCGCATGATGCCATTTCCGATCTGTTCTATTTGCCGATAGGCGGCGCCTGCGCCAGCAGGGTGCGGGTCTGCTCCGAATCCGCCGAGCCACCGAACTCGAAATCGAAGGCGGTGGCGAACTTGCCCGCCAGCAGGGTCACCACCGAGATGATGCAGCCGCCGACGGCGGTGTTGCCGTCGACGTGGCCGAACACCATGAAGGCGATGCCGCCGACGATACCCGCCCCCGCCGTCACCAGCAGGACGTTGGCGCGGATGTTGCTGCGCCCCGCCCTGATGAACTCGGTGTCGCGGGCGCGGGCATTCTGGCGGTCGCCCAGGGTGGCGGTCAGGGTGGTGACGGCGTTGGCCATTTCCTGCATCCGCTCCTCGTGAGCGAAGGCCTGGGCCTGGGAGCGAAGCTGGAACACCAAATTGGGATCGGCCAGTGCCTCGCGGGCCTGGGCGGGGTCATCGGTGCCGGTGACGGCGCGGACGGTGTCGGCCAGCTTGCTCACCACCTTCTCGGCATCGTCGCCAAACAGGCTGGCAATGTCGGGGGCGACGTCCAACGCCACCTTAGCCAGCCCCACCACGGGATTGGCGGCGATGACGGCGGTATCGCCGAGCAGATCGAGCAGCTTCATGATCAGGCACTCCCCAAGCCCATGCCGATACCGGCCAGAATCACCTCGCGGGCATAGGGCTGCTGGCCGTTTTCATGGCGGATGATGGCCTCCACCAAATCGGCCATGGTCTCCGGCCGGGTGACGTCGATGGCCTGGTCGGGCGTTACGCCGAGGCGGGAGGCGACATGGGCGATGTAGGATCCCGTGTTGTTCTCGCAGCCCGGCGCCCAGCGATTGATGATGCCGGCAACGGTGTTCAGGCCGTAGCGGCGCTGATAGCCGACCAGGATGCGGGCCAGCGCCCGGATACCCGCCTCGGGGCTGATGAATTCCTCGAACACCGGATCGTCATCGGTGGCTCTCTCGCCCTGCCATTGGGTCTTGTCGCCGGGCGATTCCTTGATGTTGCCGGGGTTGTTCAGGCGGATACCGCGCGGCACCGTGCAGTCCTTGGTCATGGGCTTTCTCCAACGAAAAAAGCCGCTCATTGAGAGCGGCCTGGGGAATGGGAAATGGAAACCGGCTAATTCACATGCACCCGCGCATCCTCGGCGACGGCGGAGATTTCCACCTGTTCGCCACGGGGGCGGATGCCGAGAATACGGGCGGATTGCGCCCAGGTCTGGCCGGGGCCGAAGCTGAAATACGTCCGCTCCTCGGCGCCGCCGACATAGGGGGTGACGGTCAGGGGATCGAGGACGTGGACTTTGGCTGGATCGTCCGGGACGGCCTCGACCTGGAATGGCCCGGCCAGCCCGCCGTCGCGGCGGCGGAGCGCCAGATAGTGCGTAGTTCCCGCCGTCCATTCCAGCGGCTCCGACAACGTCAGCACGTCGCCCTGGTGGCCGGTCACCTCGCCGCCCTGACCCCAGCGGGGCATGTCGTGGGTAACCGCGACCAGATCGCCGTAGGTGGGGATCATGCCTTCCAGCTCGGTGCGGAAAGTGACCAGACGGCGGCGGTAGCGGTTGTTGGCGGCGATATAGAGGCCTTCCCGTAGGGCATGATCCTTGGCGGTGCAGCCGAACAGGTTGACCTTGGCAGGGTTGTCGCCCTGGCTGTCGGCCAGCTTGGCCGTGGTCTCGTCGGGCTTCCAGGTGCGCGACGAGAAATACTCCACCGTCACCGCGTCGGCGGTGTCGTCGCCCGGCATGACGTATTTGATCTTAAACGAGCCCTTGACGATGTTGCGCGGCCCGAACATGGCCACCGGCATGGTCTGGGGCGCGTCGCGGATGATGCGGACGATGCCGCCCTGCTGGATGGGCACAGCGCGGCCGCAGCGGGCGATTCGGGTCAGCGCTTCCCACACCGTCATGCTGGTGTCGAACACCGCGTCGAAGGTATCGCCGCGGGCCGCCCAAACGGCATCCAGGGTGGCCAGCGTCTTGAGGTCGATGCGGCTGTCGGCCAGCTTGGCGCCATACTCCGCCTTGCAGGCATCGGCGAAGGCCCAGGCGATGGACCGGGTCGGCTGGGGTGCCGACCAGCCACCGGTCGCCGACCACACCGGCAGCTTGCGGGTGGCGATGACGTTGATCATGCGCGAGGAGCGCTGCGACAGGTTGTCGGTGGCCCGCATCTTCACCGCCAGCAGAGTGACGGCGCCGAAATCGGGCTGGCCGGTGAGGTAAGCGCGTAGAGCTCCCCAGCGGATCTCGTGCCCGGCCCGTTCGGCGGTATCCTTGGTGTCGAGGCGCTTGAGGCGGACCTCGTAACGGCCCGGACTGACCGAATAGCGGAAGGACAGACGGATAGCGCTGTTGGTGGCGGCGGTATGGGACGACTGGGCCAGAACCGCCCAGCCGCCAATGGCGCCTCCCTCGGCATCGACAGCCCGCGTTTCGACCTGCCACTGGACGGTGCGGCTATCGAGGCTGCCGCCGTCATTGGCGTAATAGAGGCCACGCGGCATCACCACGTCGATGCCCAACGCTCCCGCCGAGGTGTCCACCGGATTAGCGGCGAACGGGCCGATATATCCGTCGTCACCGGATTGCACCAGATTGGGGGCGACCAGTTCCTGGCCAGCCACCTCGGCTGCGGTGACCACGTCGGGCTCGAATAGGGTTACCCGGCCGCTGGGCGGCACGATCTGGGTCTGAACCTCCTCGAACGAGGAGATGGGGGTGTCCTCGATGCGGATCTG
The window above is part of the Magnetospirillum sp. 15-1 genome. Proteins encoded here:
- a CDS encoding structural protein; the protein is MTKDCTVPRGIRLNNPGNIKESPGDKTQWQGERATDDDPVFEEFISPEAGIRALARILVGYQRRYGLNTVAGIINRWAPGCENNTGSYIAHVASRLGVTPDQAIDVTRPETMADLVEAIIRHENGQQPYAREVILAGIGMGLGSA
- a CDS encoding host specificity factor TipJ family phage tail protein; this translates as MTASVVIVTNPFEPVTSRSVHAVDSGITVGGLLQACGIAEDCWPDGPEILIGGMTVPVGIYAVRTIIDGEVVTVIRWPQGGGGGGGGGKNPMRIVLTIAVMVAAIYLGPMAAVAMGYTAAGSAAAMATAGIALAGSMLINTVIPAPKPSMPSLNWGGSGSAPAPSPTYSIQAQGNQGRLGQPIPVIYGRHLIYPDLASEPYQDYVGNEQYLYQLHVIGQGEYAVEQIRIEDTPISSFEEVQTQIVPPSGRVTLFEPDVVTAAEVAGQELVAPNLVQSGDDGYIGPFAANPVDTSAGALGIDVVMPRGLYYANDGGSLDSRTVQWQVETRAVDAEGGAIGGWAVLAQSSHTAATNSAIRLSFRYSVSPGRYEVRLKRLDTKDTAERAGHEIRWGALRAYLTGQPDFGAVTLLAVKMRATDNLSQRSSRMINVIATRKLPVWSATGGWSAPQPTRSIAWAFADACKAEYGAKLADSRIDLKTLATLDAVWAARGDTFDAVFDTSMTVWEALTRIARCGRAVPIQQGGIVRIIRDAPQTMPVAMFGPRNIVKGSFKIKYVMPGDDTADAVTVEYFSSRTWKPDETTAKLADSQGDNPAKVNLFGCTAKDHALREGLYIAANNRYRRRLVTFRTELEGMIPTYGDLVAVTHDMPRWGQGGEVTGHQGDVLTLSEPLEWTAGTTHYLALRRRDGGLAGPFQVEAVPDDPAKVHVLDPLTVTPYVGGAEERTYFSFGPGQTWAQSARILGIRPRGEQVEISAVAEDARVHVN